A section of the Nerophis ophidion isolate RoL-2023_Sa linkage group LG16, RoL_Noph_v1.0, whole genome shotgun sequence genome encodes:
- the cept1b gene encoding choline/ethanolaminephosphotransferase 1b: MSATGQQQGGTLRSRRGLLRDKDPAGQGIGMEASCWLAPGVLRRLIELPSPPLSRHQLKRLEEHRYSSAGRSLLEPLMQRYWEWLVARVPAWIAPNLITIIGLATNIFTTLVLVYYCPTATEQAPLWAYLLCAVGLFVYQSLDAIDGKQARRTNSSSPLGELFDHGCDSLSTVFVVLGTSIAVQLGTNPDWMFFCCFAGMFMFYCAHWQTYVSGTLRFGIIDVTEVQLFIITMYLLAAVGGSSLWQSLIPILNIQMKMVPAIFTFLGAIFSCTNYFRVIFTGGVGKNGSTIAGTSVLSPVLHIGSVIVLAVMIYKKSSVQLFEKHPCLYILAFGFVSAKITNKLVVAHMTKSEMHLHDLAFLGPGLLFLNQYFNSFIDEYLVLWIALVISLFDLVRYSISVCNQIASHLHIFVFKIKPCSVLGSPEH; this comes from the exons ATGAGTGCGACGGGGCAGCAGCAAGGGGGGACCCTGCGCTCTCGTCGGGGGCTCTTGCGGGACAAGGACCCCGCCGGGCAAGGCATAGGCATGGAGGCGAGCTGCTGGCTGGCCCCCGGGGTCCTGCGCCGGCTGATTGAGCTGCCCTCGCCCCCCCTCTCCAGACACCAGCTAAAAAGACTGGAGGAGCACAG GTACAGCAGTGCAGGCCGCTCGCTGCTGGAGCCTCTGATGCAGCGTTACTGGGAGTGGCTGGTGGCTCGCGTCCCTGCCTGGATCGCCCCCAACCTGATCACCATTATTGGCCTGGCGACCAACATCTTCACTACACTGGTGCTGGTCTACTACTGCCCGACCGCCACCGAGCAG GCTCCTCTCTGGGCGTACCTGCTGTGTGCGGTGGGTCTCTTCGTGTACCAGTCGCTGGACGCCATCGATGGCAAGCAGGCCAGGCGCACCAACAGCAGCTCACCACTGGGGGAGCTCTTTGACCACGGCTGTGACTCCCTCTCCACCG TGTTTGTTGTGTTGGGGACCAGCATAGCCGTGCAGCTGGGCACCAACCCGGACTGGATGTTCTTCTGTTGCTTTGCTGGAATGTTTATGTTCTACTGCGCCCACTGGCAGACCTACGTGTCGGGAACGCTACGATTTGGCAT CATCGACGTGACAGAGGTGCAGCTCTTCATCATCACCATGTACCTGCTGGCCGCTGTGGGAGGCTCCTCGCTCTGGCAGTCACTG ATTCCCATCCTAAATATCCAGATGAAAATGGTCCctgccattttcacatttttaggAGCCATCTTCTCCTGCACCAACTACTTCAGAGTTATCTTCACAGGAGGCGTGGGCAAGAACGGCTCCACAATAGCG GGAACCAGCGTCCTCTCTCCCGTCCTGCACATCGGCTCTGTCATAGTCCTGGCCGTCATGATTTACAAGAAGTCTTCTGTCCAGCTCTTTGAGAAACACCCGTGTCTTTATATTCTGGCGTTTGGCTTCGTCTCCGCCAAAATCACCAATAAATTAGTT GTAGCACACATGACAAAAAGTGAGATGCACCTCCACGATTTAGCCTTCTTGGGACCAGGGCTCCTCTTCCTCAATCAGTATTTCAATAGTTTTATTGACGAGTACCTGGTGCTGTGGATTGCACTG GTAATTTC